The region AAGTACAAAAGGCGATTCAGTCTTTtagaatgataaattattgatccaaatatacaaatattgataCGAATTCTTTAatgaatattactttttttcagaatttttgtCAAGTTATCAAATGGATAAGCAAACAGTAAGCTTATTACCGAGGGGATTGACAAATCGCagcaattattgttatatcaaTAGTATCCTACAAGCTTTATTAGCTTGTCCACCATTCTATAATCTTCTCACGGCTTTGCCACTTCCTAAAAACCGAGGCAGAAATTCTGCTACGCCCTTGATTGATAACATGTAAGTAATTATGATATCAAAATACTTATACtgatataatgtttttttatagattttataaaaattacgttaatatgtaaaattattttatcttactaAAAGGGTCCAGTTTGTTCGTGAATTTTCACCCTTGACGGAAGCTGCCCGTATGCCCAGGAAAGATAGAGTTAACAAACGAGGAGACGATACTGTCATGGACATATATAGCGGCATTGCATTTGAGCcagcatatgtatatacaatgttAAAGCATACCTCGGCTGCTGGTGGCTTTTCTGTGGAAGGACGGCAGGAAGATGCAGAGGAATTCTTGTCATGTCTTTTAAATGGAATCAATGACGAAATGTTGGAagtatggatatatatattctattcattataaaaatataaaactcaaTATTCATTACTCGAAAAAttcatgataattattttgttttagttGATGAAATTGGTCAGCAACGATCAAAGTGCAGTCGGTAACACGAAAAATATCAGCAATGACCATGATGAAGAAGAGTGGCaggtaagatatttaataaagaatacatCTAAAAAGTTGGTTGTCgatatttattgtacaaaatacTTCAGATCTATTTATCGTAATACTTCAATCAAACTTTATCGAGAGTAACATTATTTGCtccattgtattttttaaattagaattacattataattcaTTCATTACATTTGTTTACATTTCcttaagtttatttattacattatttgtattctattttaatacagGTAATGGGACCAAAAAATAAAGGCGCTGTCACACGGTGTACAGAATTCGGAAAAACACCGATATCCGATATCTTCCGCGGACAGTTACGATCTAGGGTGTCAAGAGCAGGAGAACAGCCAACGGATAATGTACAGCCGTTTTTCACACTGCAACTTGATGTTCAAGTTAGTACTAAAACTTTTGAATGAATTGATTtacaataatgaaattttataacatatttaatacaatataatgctGTTACAGAAAGCTGAATCTGTAAAACACGCTCTTGAGATTCTCGTCGGTAAGGATCAAGTAGAAGGAATGACCTGCAGTAAGACGAGACAACAGATAGAGGCTTGGAAACAAGTCACTTTAGAGGAACTGCCTGTCATCCTCATATTACACCTAAAATGGTTCGTGTACAAGTTCGATAAATATTCCAATGGCTGCTCCAAAATATTGAAGACCATGGAATTCCCCATCGACTTGAAAATTGATGGCAGTAAGTATAAGCATACTGAATATGGTTTCAAGTTTCAATCTATCTTGCCCTACTCCCTAATCTCAATGAATTAATGAGACAAGTATAACGTGGAAATTTTTACTTGCAGAATTTTTATCACCGAACACCGCAAAGAAATTAGGTCCCAAACAAAAACAGTACAAATTATTCGCGGTGACGTATCACGACGGGAAGGAAGCCACCAAGGGACATTACTTCACCGACGCCTTCCACGTGGGATATGGATCCTGGGTCAGGTATGACGACAGCACGGTGAAGAGTGTGCCAGAGAGTAACGTATTGAGGCCCACGTCACCTAGGGTACCTTACTTACTCTATTATCGAAGGTGTGACACGATTGGTAATAACCAATCAAATAGTGCGAAAGCACATTGAAAAaaagttgtataaaaatttatatagaaaaaagcTATGTTCCATTGAAATggaacggaaaaaaaattctttttacaatttcaaagTTCTTGTTgatatttataactaaatagaaatctaaacaaagagagagagcttttatattatctacaaTAGCGTGGAAAGTAGACATATATTAAGCCCACTGTACTTCcatgaaatatttctattaagaTTGTTATTACACGTTGTATACATAGTTCTCCCCTCAAAATCATGAAGTAAAATGTAGGTAATGTTAAGGCTCGTCAAGTGTTCCAATCTGGGTTCACGTTTTCTAGTGAATCTAAAAAGCGTTACACATATTAAAGGCTTTATACGTTGCAGTTTGTGAGATATTAGAGCGTCTTGTGTgtatataattcttctttcTGAGTAAGATTATTGTAAATGTTACTGGTTTTCCAATTTCTTTAACAAGACAAACAAAAGtgtgaaaaagattttgaagTTTGTGACAATGAGTGTATAAAGTATAGAAATAGACATTATACGTaggttatttttttatataatcctcCTGTACAGTGGAAATCAATTCCAACTTGCCAGTCGGTCTTCAATGttgtactttttatatttaaaaacatgtatgtttaatatttatgaatgtatatatgtttcatataaatatatatatacatatatgcttatacatatgtttatatatatatatatatacacacatatgttTTCAAATCATGTAGGAACAGATCATACGCACGAATTCTACCGGACAAAATCTCCATAGATTTCTTTCTcatgaaacatttaaattattttaacaattgaGAAGAACTGGCAAGATAAAGAACTGAAAGACTTATCAGGAAGATTGTTTGTACAATTATTgaacattttgtatttaatcttTCCTAGATATGCAATAAtgtcacataatttttaaaactgaaGTGTTCATAAGGTTTGTTTATCAATTGCGTTTAAATTGTGTTATGTGgtattttgttactttataGTCTGATTAACTGTTTGCCTCGTACGCAAATAAAATGCCATTTATTTGCGGCACaagttttattgttaaataacatttcgaAAAATCAGAAATATACAGGTTTTAGTTTTCTTACGTACACACatctattatatctattatatctagtatgtatgtttgtataatatagataagaAGTAAGAAATATCCTAAGTTTTCGATCTAATTGTAACTTACGCATTAAACATAATACCTCTCATTTATTTCCggttttgtaaataaatatttgaagttcataacaaaaagtaaaactgtacatatgttaaaatttaattatgattaagaaatatacatgcatatatacatatatatatatatttcaaatatgtaTTGAGTTTCATTCGTTTTCCCCCGTGTTTATTTGAAAGTTAACTTCTTACGATCTTATCTACTAACGTGTTATTGTATATATCGTTAGAGAAAATTCTAGACTGTCAAATTTCAATACACATCGCTCATAGACTATTCACACATCCTTTAGTTAAGGACaggtattaatattatattataataacttaaTTGATTCTTTTTATCTGTACAGCTATCATTTTAtagaagatttattaaatattagaaactaATGGCTATAACTGATCCTTATTCTATCTTAATCTGCTCAATATAAAGCAGAATTTAGTGCAATCcctattaaagttttataaaattgttattgcaagatcaaaataattttatatcgtatAAACAATACCACCGACGGGATATTGTTGAAGACCGACAGGTCCTGAACAGAAACTTGTCGGTGACAAAACTAACTGATATAAAAAAGACTGTCAATAGAGCgtaattaagaaatatgaaTGCTACGGCGGAATGCTAAAAATGTGGTAGACAAACTTTGCCTGCAAAGAGTTCAGAGATTACTGTGATCCATAGAGCTAGGACAAACAAGATGTAAGCGATCCCAACTTGGTGCGAGTTAGGCAACTGATACGGTTGCCCACCAATCTCGTCAATGTGGAATCCCATTGGAAATATGACTGCCGCGTGACAAAATAGCACCACTGCAATTAATTACATTGATTAATGTAGAACGTAATAATAGTAATGACATGTAAGTTTTGCGCATTGGTTGTTGGTCATTCAAATTTGTTTCAAATGTAACATCAACAATGTTAGAAAGTGACGTTTTATAATATAGTTGtcttgtaattttgtattacataAATACTACATTGCTTCATACATGTATtacttgcattttttaatgctAAATATCGTATATTCTTGTGATACGTACTGGCGCCGAATCCTACCCAGCGGGCGAAGGGAATGACGGTACGGTCCCAGTGCGAAATTACCAGTAATATTATGGTCGCCGTTATCAGAATGCAGCCAATAAATATGCAGACTAGTGCCATCATCCATTCCGACTCCAGTTGCGATTTGAAACAAACCTGCGGTCTGTTGTACAAGGTCATGCATGACCACATGAGACCCAGTCTCGTGTCGCCTATtagagaggagaaaaaatagagagaaacgTAGGATTAAAACAAGTGTTTTCGAGTACTCGAGCAGTTTTTCGCAATTCGcaactttttcaaaaatcgattCAAATTAACTTAATCTTCATCTCGCcggcataaagaaaaaaacgtgCAAGGCCACGGTGAGTGAAGGAAGtaagggggaaaaaaaatagattgcAATTACCGCCGATGTCGGTAATGATCCAGTCCGGCATGGCGATGCTGATTATGGCGGAGATATCCGCGAGCAGGAACAGTATCCCCGAGATAATAGTCAGCTTGTCCATTTTCCGCGCTCAGGATAGTCGACAGTGAAGATTGAGGTGACGGAGATTTGGCACGTCGTTCGGAGCACAGCTATCTACTACCACCATATTTACGCGTCGTGACACTACGCTGTCAATTTGTCCGTGCGACGCGGGTATCCTCCGGTGATCCCGGAATCGTCGTCCGCGGACGCACGAGTGCCATCCTTCACTGACAGTCAAACGTCAAACACGCATAAATCAGAAGTAAACAAGTCAACAATCGGAGTCGGAGCATCCAGCGTGCTCCCTCTTCGAGACGATTGCGCTGGAGGCAGGGACGGGTGACGTTCAATCGATTAGTCAGAGTCGAGAACTCGATTCCTCGTATCGTTTGAAGATCGATTGcgtttttgaatttaattccGTACACGCCAATGTTCTCGAGTTCTTTGCGACGTTATAAACGttgaatttacatataatatatgtatgtgtatatatatatatatatatatatatatatatatatatatattttattcaacgtatattatataactgcTGTGAAATTGGCACGACATTCTacacatttcaaaaaatactAAGAGTTCTAATAACAATTTCCACAATTCTACAGTTTCTGATAAACTTCAAAAAAAGTTCCGCAttccttatattaaaaataaaaattgaaaaaatgtgttaaCTTTGCGAATCTAGCACGACGAAAGACACATTCCTTCCCTCTAAAGGAATGCGGAACTCTTTAAGGTTTAGAACTCTTAGTATTGTTTTGAAATTCTGAATAAAGATGGAAATGCGTACATTGAAACGttgtttaaaaagttacaaaaaaatagtgtcgaAAAACCAATTACATAACTGTCGCATATCTATCACGGAATTGCGAACGAAAGTTTCGAAGCGCGATTATAAactgataaatttaatgcaatattcGTAGGAAAGCAAAGGTGCTCTGTATTTGTGATCGGTAAAAATGCATAAGTATGATAAATTAAAGGATTATTTTGGAaacttttaagatatatatataattaattatataaaactcttGCTATTTACAAAGTAGGTATAATACAGAAAGATTCCATATGAAAACAACATAAATACAGACCCAAATACCTAATAAGGTAAACACTATCACAGTTAAAACGTGCTAGAATACATAGAATAATTCCGGCGTTTAAACTTTTTGCGGTTCGGCTCGGTTTGGATACAGCCGGTTTGTTCGCTACCTGCAACACACGTTTATCGTTAATCATCACAAAATGTCTCGTTAACAGTTCATTATTCTATTcagcgtttaattaaattactcgCTATTTTGCAATAACGCTACTTACTGTCCTCCATCGAAGTAGAGTCTGTAAACGTGGTCGAGTTATTAAGAGTTCCATCCAAGGTGCTTTGACTCGTGTTCCCGTTATTCGAATCATCGCCATTGCTCTTAGGGGACAAGTTCGTTGCAAGAGACAAGTTCGTCGTAGAGGACAAGTTTGTCGGCGAGCTGTCgataaaatacttatttgaCGAATTTTCCTCGAAGGTGGAGTTAAACACGCTTTCTTCCTCAAACGAGATCTCCATGGAGTCCGACACATTTCTGACATTATATTCTGATATACATTCGATGGATGTATCCACCCACTTTTCGTCCGATATACTGTTATCTTTCGAAGTGTTCGTGATAATCTGCAGTAGGGTGGAAGGATCGTCGATGCCCAACATCTCACAGAATCGAGTAGTCTGATCGTTTATCAGCAATCGCGGCCGCTCGATCCGAGTATTCGTGTCACACGGATCGTACGGTTTAACCGTTCGGGTGAAATTGAGAGGAATCTGCAAATTGGAACCGAATTTCTCGTACACAGTCTGTTTCTCCTTCGCCGTAGGTGTGTACGTCCATCTGCCAGCGCCGTATTGACCGGGCATGTAATGGATACTGCTCTTGACGCTCAACAGATGATTCGTCAAGTAGAGTATCGTTAACCATTCTAGATCGTAGTTCAATTGTATCGGACCGTCTTCCTGCGAACGCACCTCCAGCACCTGAAGGAATTTCCGTTTGGGCAGGCATTTATCCAGCGCTAAAAACTTCGTCACTCGTGCACCTCCCTTCTCGGGAATGAGCGCCGCGAACTTGCAATGCAAATGCGCGGAAAACCAGTAGGACGGATACAAACGTTCTAACAGTTCCATACACGGAGGACTGCCAAGCGTATTACTTTTTATGTCATCCCTAAAACGCCAAATTGTAACGGTTTAATATCGAATCTTAATATACcgttaaaatatcattttaacgTAATAGACTTTTGCATTAAACGTTCATTAAGTCTAGTCATTGACaacttacttaaaaaatggtttttgCT is a window of Temnothorax longispinosus isolate EJ_2023e chromosome 1, Tlon_JGU_v1, whole genome shotgun sequence DNA encoding:
- the LOC139817109 gene encoding uncharacterized protein, translating into MRIAVEGCAHGELDIIYETIQEIEKVDGRKIDLLICCGDFQATRNLSDLKCMAVSDKYKDMRTFYKYYSGEKEAPVLTIFIGGNHEASNYLQELPYGGWVAPNIYYLGYAGVVQVAGIRIAGLSGIYKSQHWMQGRYEKPPYTDSTIRSVYHIRNLEVFRLKQLSGKIDIFLSHDWPTGVTKYGDVDTLLKQKPFFKDDIKSNTLGSPPCMELLERLYPSYWFSAHLHCKFAALIPEKGGARVTKFLALDKCLPKRKFLQVLEVRSQEDGPIQLNYDLEWLTILYLTNHLLSVKSSIHYMPGQYGAGRWTYTPTAKEKQTVYEKFGSNLQIPLNFTRTVKPYDPCDTNTRIERPRLLINDQTTRFCEMLGIDDPSTLLQIITNTSKDNSISDEKWVDTSIECISEYNVRNVSDSMEISFEEESVFNSTFEENSSNKYFIDSSPTNLSSTTNLSLATNLSPKSNGDDSNNGNTSQSTLDGTLNNSTTFTDSTSMEDSSEQTGSRKMDKLTIISGILFLLADISAIISIAMPDWIITDIGGDTRLGLMWSCMTLYNRPQVCFKSQLESEWMMALVCIFIGCILITATIILLVISHWDRTVIPFARWVGFGAMVLFCHAAVIFPMGFHIDEIGGQPYQLPNSHQVGIAYILFVLALWITVISELFAGKVCLPHF